A single window of Rubripirellula lacrimiformis DNA harbors:
- a CDS encoding IS4 family transposase, protein MSNSGKDAASKQKQSMTQGEQLAKAIRWIANDQLFAKVRVHGNANWVPTHLMQVAILWVWSSQSLLVESTKDAIKSVESLFGTTGIHSYQTLITALQKYTEQILPPLVQRMHHLMEKTDQASFRIGIWLVLAVDGSRLDACRTLANEKRFCKPKNKRGSKKNKKNKRGRHANKRKPVSKKKNYNPQPVGPQVWLTLLWHVGQRLPWAWKIGPSYSSERAHLLEMLNALDLPKNTLICGDAGFVGYDFWNAIDSHGHHFLTRVGSNCRFLKQLGRVRERDGIVYCWPKEKQQRKQPPLVLRLLRFNDGRGEVYLVTNELNLRKLSDSRAGEIYRKRWGIEVQFRSLKQTYGRSKLLGRTPDVVEHELTWSLVGLWMAQLLALREQIDRIEPAAQTSVAMVLRILQNILHCPNEIPARGESLRSLLAGALTDTYDRASKKKSRNYPRRKEEPRTGPPTIELATAEQQKLAKATLDLSNAA, encoded by the coding sequence ATGAGTAACAGTGGCAAGGATGCTGCTTCGAAACAGAAGCAATCAATGACTCAAGGTGAACAGCTGGCCAAAGCGATTCGCTGGATCGCCAACGACCAATTATTCGCAAAGGTTCGTGTTCACGGCAATGCCAATTGGGTGCCGACTCACTTGATGCAGGTCGCAATTCTATGGGTTTGGAGTAGTCAATCATTGCTCGTCGAATCCACCAAAGACGCGATCAAAAGTGTCGAGAGCTTATTCGGTACGACCGGGATTCATTCGTATCAGACGCTGATCACTGCACTGCAGAAGTACACCGAGCAAATCCTTCCGCCACTGGTCCAACGAATGCATCATTTGATGGAGAAGACAGATCAAGCAAGTTTTCGCATTGGGATTTGGTTGGTGTTGGCCGTCGACGGTTCCCGCTTGGATGCTTGTCGAACCCTGGCCAACGAGAAGCGGTTCTGCAAGCCAAAGAACAAAAGGGGATCGAAGAAGAACAAGAAGAACAAGCGTGGTCGACACGCCAACAAACGAAAACCGGTGAGCAAAAAGAAGAACTACAATCCGCAGCCCGTCGGTCCGCAAGTCTGGCTCACGCTACTGTGGCATGTCGGACAACGATTGCCATGGGCATGGAAAATCGGACCGAGTTATTCCAGCGAACGAGCCCATCTGTTGGAAATGCTGAATGCTTTAGACCTACCGAAAAACACGCTCATCTGCGGTGATGCTGGTTTCGTCGGCTACGACTTTTGGAACGCGATCGACAGCCACGGCCATCACTTCCTGACGCGTGTCGGAAGCAATTGTCGCTTCCTGAAGCAACTTGGACGGGTTCGCGAACGTGATGGCATCGTGTACTGCTGGCCGAAAGAAAAACAGCAACGCAAGCAGCCGCCGTTGGTCCTTCGGCTACTTCGCTTTAACGACGGACGTGGCGAAGTCTATCTCGTCACCAACGAATTGAACTTACGCAAGTTAAGTGATTCGCGTGCTGGGGAAATTTATCGAAAACGCTGGGGAATCGAAGTGCAATTCCGATCCTTAAAGCAAACTTACGGTCGTTCGAAACTGCTCGGGCGAACGCCGGATGTCGTCGAGCACGAGTTAACCTGGTCGCTTGTCGGTCTTTGGATGGCGCAGTTACTGGCGCTTCGCGAACAAATCGATCGGATCGAACCGGCGGCTCAAACGAGCGTCGCGATGGTGTTACGAATATTGCAAAACATCCTGCACTGCCCCAACGAGATACCCGCGCGGGGCGAATCGCTTCGGAGTCTCTTGGCCGGTGCGTTGACGGATACATACGACCGCGCAAGTAAAAAGAAAAGTCGCAACTACCCACGCCGAAAAGAGGAACCCCGGACCGGCCCACCCACAATTGAACTCGCCACCGCAGAGCAACAGAAGCTTGCCAAAGCTACACTGGACCTCTCAAATGCAGCATGA
- a CDS encoding Ig-like domain-containing protein, whose translation MIKRNDSKSKHSSRKASERSKIERAKKRRLTLEGLESRRLMAVLTEPPIQPAPTDLPVYTSPRNIGTVPAASFFESEGFSDTGQNDFRSNADFIPLGNGPGQESTIDVTGTLPITNSTSATSGFSSDLDTFSFDLKAGDILDVATTGSAGQLTIRDFRGSVALTSSVPVGGLAYPLQTVANANATMVIPEDGRYYLTVGSIDVVNNYTVGLRTYRPTTESLAYGDAQILYLDFEGGVVDNNLFNNDLLVPGLPTFGFTVVPTFTDSLPFLGLEYGDSVTADRIITETYEDVIRVFEDLGNSGNNGDFSDTGVAGDYAIRILNSHIPSHRAWFENNTQDPRMTRLLIGGTGLDIGVPGVYGIAQSVDVGNFDLTEFGLFALDGFQGSLLGFPIAPAASEVDATIQFLSSVIAHEAGHTFGMLHTLNSNSIATISDAGGTLLANANNMGVGPDGIFGTLDDVKPIFRNDFYHPEVYSGFEKVTASMAHALSSGTKGGVGQTGRVFNDVNRNGADNSESGLAGVTVYADVNNNGVFDTSEPRAVTGADGSYSLTLPPGSVNIRAVTPTNFVATTASSVSSSTSGAIKFGFSQLTSNITGTVFVDNDGDGERDSGDTGLSGVYVYADLDGDNRPDLGEPSAQSAANGSYAINFPGPGTYTVRVVTPAGFEQTYPGLSEPTLGEHIVDFNGTSLTDNFNFGFLSSSDYGDAPDEYKTSVAAGGAAHGIIQGLTLGSNIDRELSGQPSELADGDDNNGNVDDEDGVQLTSPLGPGDSATFRVNVTNTTGVPAFLQAFMDFNRDGDFLDVGEQFVTNLPVNSSTGAQDLTVNVNVPADASVGTTYVRFRLSQQANLGSAGFTATGEVEDYAFPILNAAEIANDDSFSVPRNSLSQMLDVLGNDFQTVDNPLTIETLTKEDPNNTSVKTVGSVSISNDQKLLLYTPPNGFTGRDVFQYTVVDQFGNRSTATVVVNVTFQSNVPIAVDDSFEVAQDSSQRPLNVLNNDVPSLSGGISITSVTPGSAGGNVQIIGGGQSLRYTPQPGFDGTEEFTYSIQDSAGSVSSATVTVNLLPGTRNDDVVAFSIDILDSVDGREISSIPVGKEFKVRVSVEDLRAFANPEGVASAFLDLLYTDALVSTQDTDSSDDFPFDISFGPLFSRTDGLQRASAQTPGLIDEVGGVQQIGIGGQTEHNGPTELFTITMKALSPGVAQFLANPADDAESETVVLASDVALLVNQLRLGRTELLIVADTGNFTAALDDSFPDGRDSNGDLISASTVDRAVIDVLENDNLGSTGTVREFGLVTQPTLGSLVIDDNGTPDNLNDDFFSYRANVNANGLERFTYVIVTDDGIRSIAEATIALGDSQANAEVAIDFELVGVDGVTPISEVNVGDRFGIRVDVEDLRSLGSTYVFAGYLDVLYSQGVIRPANTITSDELNFDVDFGTGFEDDAAVGTASTPGIINEFGTLLSSNGVGVNPARLATLFFDAIAPGTAEVTGSPADLFPFQDTLLFNEDDPIDVSRIRYDKLVIDVGAGTRTAFQNPSLAQDVNNDGFVSPIDALVIINAMSRLSAEGEAGSGSAGVSYFTDVNGDERVTALDALQVINYLSRQKNQAALTSGEGEQVVPQVMASTPTYRSSRAISDEVFADFAEADLISDASSSENQIAQSSAVVSINDDADDETDPTDVIRLLADDVSGLWS comes from the coding sequence ATGATCAAACGAAACGATTCGAAATCGAAACATTCCAGCCGTAAAGCTTCCGAGCGATCTAAGATCGAACGGGCCAAGAAGCGGCGTTTGACGCTGGAAGGGCTGGAAAGCCGCCGGCTGATGGCGGTTTTGACCGAGCCTCCGATCCAGCCGGCGCCGACGGATTTGCCCGTCTACACGTCGCCTCGCAATATCGGGACGGTCCCCGCGGCATCGTTCTTCGAATCGGAGGGATTCAGCGACACCGGTCAGAACGACTTCCGGTCCAACGCTGATTTCATCCCCTTGGGCAATGGCCCGGGGCAAGAGAGCACGATTGACGTGACTGGCACGCTGCCGATCACGAACAGCACATCGGCCACCAGCGGTTTTTCGTCCGATCTGGATACTTTCTCGTTTGACCTGAAAGCCGGCGACATCCTGGATGTTGCCACCACCGGCAGTGCCGGCCAGTTGACGATTCGCGATTTTCGCGGATCCGTCGCGCTGACCAGCAGTGTTCCGGTTGGCGGATTGGCGTACCCGTTGCAAACGGTGGCCAACGCCAATGCAACGATGGTGATCCCCGAAGACGGTCGCTATTACTTAACCGTCGGTTCGATCGACGTTGTCAACAACTACACCGTCGGTCTGCGGACGTATCGTCCCACGACGGAGTCGCTGGCGTATGGTGACGCCCAGATTCTGTACCTCGATTTCGAGGGCGGCGTTGTCGACAATAACCTGTTCAATAATGATTTGTTGGTCCCCGGGCTACCGACTTTCGGTTTCACCGTGGTGCCTACTTTCACCGATTCGTTGCCGTTCTTGGGGCTTGAATACGGTGACAGCGTCACAGCCGACCGGATCATCACCGAAACCTACGAGGACGTCATTCGGGTCTTCGAAGACCTCGGCAATTCCGGCAACAATGGCGATTTCTCGGATACCGGCGTCGCTGGTGATTACGCGATCCGAATTCTGAACAGCCACATTCCTTCGCACCGTGCTTGGTTCGAAAACAATACCCAAGACCCGCGGATGACCCGCTTGCTGATCGGTGGGACTGGGTTGGACATCGGTGTTCCCGGTGTCTACGGAATCGCTCAATCGGTGGACGTGGGTAACTTTGACCTGACCGAATTCGGTCTGTTTGCGCTGGACGGATTCCAAGGTTCGCTATTGGGATTCCCGATCGCTCCGGCCGCTAGCGAAGTGGATGCAACGATCCAATTTTTGTCCAGCGTGATTGCTCACGAAGCTGGTCACACCTTCGGCATGCTGCACACGCTGAACTCCAACTCGATCGCGACGATCTCGGATGCCGGCGGCACGCTGCTTGCCAACGCCAACAATATGGGCGTGGGCCCAGACGGGATCTTTGGCACGTTGGACGACGTGAAACCGATCTTCCGAAATGACTTTTATCACCCAGAAGTTTATTCCGGATTCGAGAAAGTCACCGCCAGCATGGCGCATGCACTTTCCAGCGGCACCAAGGGCGGAGTCGGACAGACCGGTCGCGTTTTCAATGACGTCAATCGCAACGGTGCGGACAACAGCGAATCCGGATTGGCTGGCGTTACGGTCTATGCCGACGTCAACAACAACGGTGTCTTCGATACAAGCGAACCGCGTGCTGTGACCGGTGCGGATGGTTCGTACTCTCTGACGTTGCCACCGGGATCGGTCAACATTCGTGCGGTGACTCCGACCAACTTTGTGGCCACGACTGCATCGTCGGTATCCAGTTCCACCAGTGGTGCGATTAAGTTTGGATTCAGCCAGCTCACGTCCAACATCACCGGCACCGTCTTTGTCGATAACGATGGCGATGGCGAGCGTGATTCGGGCGATACCGGGTTGTCGGGCGTTTATGTCTACGCCGATTTGGATGGAGACAACCGTCCCGACCTGGGCGAACCGAGTGCCCAATCGGCTGCCAATGGCAGCTATGCGATCAACTTCCCCGGTCCGGGAACCTACACGGTTCGCGTCGTCACCCCGGCTGGATTTGAACAGACCTACCCCGGTCTTAGCGAGCCGACGCTTGGCGAACACATCGTCGATTTCAATGGCACGTCGTTGACCGATAACTTCAACTTTGGGTTCCTGTCGTCGAGCGATTACGGTGACGCACCCGACGAATACAAGACCAGTGTCGCCGCCGGTGGAGCCGCCCACGGCATCATTCAGGGTCTGACTCTGGGTTCCAACATCGACCGCGAACTGAGCGGTCAACCATCGGAATTGGCCGATGGCGATGACAATAACGGAAACGTTGACGACGAAGATGGCGTCCAGCTGACTTCGCCGCTGGGACCTGGCGATTCAGCCACATTCCGCGTCAACGTGACCAACACGACGGGCGTTCCCGCGTTCCTGCAAGCCTTCATGGACTTTAACCGTGACGGCGATTTCTTGGACGTGGGCGAGCAATTTGTGACCAACCTTCCGGTCAACAGCTCGACCGGCGCTCAAGATTTGACCGTCAATGTGAACGTGCCAGCGGACGCATCGGTCGGAACGACCTATGTTCGATTCCGTCTGAGCCAGCAAGCGAATCTTGGATCGGCCGGTTTCACTGCCACGGGTGAAGTCGAAGATTACGCGTTCCCGATTCTGAACGCTGCCGAGATCGCCAACGACGATAGTTTTTCGGTGCCGCGAAATTCGTTGTCACAGATGCTGGACGTCTTGGGCAATGATTTCCAAACCGTCGACAACCCGCTGACGATCGAAACGCTGACGAAGGAAGATCCCAACAACACTTCGGTCAAAACCGTCGGTTCGGTTTCGATTTCCAATGACCAGAAACTGTTGCTGTACACACCGCCGAACGGTTTCACCGGTCGTGACGTGTTCCAGTACACCGTCGTTGATCAGTTTGGCAATCGATCGACGGCTACGGTCGTGGTCAATGTGACGTTCCAGTCGAACGTGCCGATCGCGGTCGACGATTCGTTCGAGGTCGCTCAGGATTCGTCTCAGCGTCCGCTGAATGTTCTCAACAACGACGTGCCTAGCCTGTCGGGCGGCATCTCGATCACCAGCGTCACGCCGGGATCGGCTGGCGGAAACGTTCAAATCATCGGTGGCGGTCAATCGCTGCGTTACACGCCGCAGCCTGGCTTTGACGGAACCGAAGAGTTCACTTATAGCATCCAGGATTCGGCTGGTTCGGTCAGCAGTGCGACTGTCACGGTCAACCTGTTGCCAGGCACTCGCAACGACGATGTCGTCGCGTTTTCGATCGATATCTTGGACAGTGTCGATGGACGCGAGATTTCCAGCATCCCAGTTGGGAAGGAATTCAAGGTTCGCGTTTCAGTCGAAGACCTGCGTGCCTTTGCCAACCCCGAGGGAGTGGCGTCTGCGTTCTTGGACCTGCTTTACACCGATGCCTTGGTGTCGACTCAGGATACCGACAGCAGCGATGACTTCCCGTTTGACATCTCTTTCGGACCGCTGTTTAGCCGCACCGATGGGTTGCAACGAGCAAGTGCACAAACTCCTGGTTTGATCGACGAGGTTGGGGGAGTCCAACAGATCGGTATCGGTGGCCAAACGGAACATAACGGCCCGACCGAATTGTTCACGATCACGATGAAAGCGTTGTCACCCGGTGTGGCACAGTTCTTGGCCAACCCAGCCGACGATGCTGAAAGCGAAACCGTTGTCTTGGCATCGGATGTCGCCCTGTTGGTCAATCAGTTGCGACTGGGCCGAACGGAACTGTTGATCGTTGCGGATACCGGCAACTTTACCGCAGCCTTGGACGACTCGTTCCCCGATGGACGTGACAGCAACGGCGATCTAATCAGTGCATCGACGGTCGATCGTGCGGTGATCGACGTTCTGGAAAACGACAACTTAGGATCGACCGGAACCGTCCGTGAATTCGGATTGGTGACGCAGCCAACTCTGGGCAGTCTGGTCATCGATGACAATGGCACACCTGATAACCTGAATGATGACTTCTTCAGCTATCGTGCAAACGTCAATGCCAATGGTCTGGAACGATTCACCTATGTGATCGTCACTGACGACGGCATCCGTAGCATCGCTGAAGCCACGATCGCATTGGGCGATTCGCAAGCTAACGCAGAAGTCGCAATCGACTTTGAATTGGTCGGCGTTGACGGTGTCACACCGATCAGCGAGGTGAATGTTGGCGATCGCTTCGGGATCCGAGTCGACGTCGAAGACCTGCGATCGCTCGGTTCGACTTACGTCTTTGCCGGCTACTTGGATGTGCTTTATAGCCAGGGTGTGATTCGTCCAGCCAACACCATTACCAGCGACGAATTGAACTTCGACGTTGATTTCGGTACAGGCTTTGAAGACGATGCCGCCGTTGGAACCGCATCAACGCCGGGCATCATCAACGAATTTGGAACCCTGCTCAGCAGCAACGGGGTGGGAGTCAATCCGGCTCGGTTGGCTACTCTGTTCTTCGATGCGATCGCACCGGGAACTGCCGAGGTCACTGGATCGCCGGCCGACCTGTTCCCATTCCAAGACACCTTGTTGTTCAACGAAGATGACCCGATCGACGTGTCACGAATTCGTTACGACAAACTGGTCATCGATGTCGGTGCGGGAACGCGTACTGCGTTCCAGAACCCATCGCTTGCTCAAGACGTCAATAACGACGGGTTTGTTTCGCCGATCGACGCTCTGGTGATCATCAACGCGATGAGTCGCTTGTCGGCCGAAGGCGAAGCCGGAAGCGGATCGGCGGGCGTCAGCTACTTTACGGACGTCAATGGCGACGAACGGGTGACCGCATTGGACGCCTTGCAAGTCATCAATTACCTGTCACGTCAAAAGAACCAAGCCGCACTGACCTCGGGCGAAGGCGAACAAGTGGTGCCGCAGGTGATGGCATCCACGCCAACCTACCGGTCGTCACGAGCGATTAGCGATGAAGTGTTTGCCGACTTCGCCGAAGCCGACTTGATCTCCGATGCATCGTCTAGCGAAAACCAGATCGCTCAGTCCTCTGCGGTTGTTTCGATCAATGACGACGCCGACGACGAAACCGACCCCACCGACGTGATCCGGTTGTTGGCCGATGACGTCTCGGGGTTGTGGAGCTAG
- a CDS encoding BBP7 family outer membrane beta-barrel protein: MKSITTLVAAVTLVIGAFAGIRPVSAQPPRVQHADIDYEASGFVMPASGQMPPGAIAGLTQQGPVQRTGYTAQAGPGYVPPMQAQAGGYAPQHSMQQGSVQQVGFFGGGGSSCDSCGGGCDGACGASYGMDPNMAYGGMGYGGAMYGGCDGACGGACGGTGACGMGGGGVLSNGGVLGKMYGGGSACGGCGQQGCGHCGGLSNLRHMCVFCRGDGCEACQMFNGRSLVGCLGALMPYTEAGKCAQRWYDVSVEGLFMSRSGAEGVSGVLTQRGAGPGGTPVIRGEDAINDDLEEGIRLSGSLIFGAGGNIEGTYMGGQEWKGSASASSPATLVANGAFDPLATSGPTSFPFVISSGADLYSFISEFGTNPVGGFDDTDRSISQTATSVARFHSGELNYRRRTVGPYCRFQGSWLVGMRYLRYDNSLGLDIVGLNNDGTDATLTDGTQRFFSSSDGVKNNMFGAQIGGDLWWNVIPGVQLGMEAKGAWLKNEATRQYSISANSIAGGGPGTIRDRYREDDGTLALEFSTQLVYRFSHSWSFKSAYYLIAIDEVGSPELNGEFIRDAVASPSTAGKPGMEFDSLVLNGFSFGAEYLW, from the coding sequence ATGAAATCAATCACAACCTTGGTCGCCGCAGTGACGCTGGTCATTGGCGCATTCGCGGGGATCCGACCTGTCTCCGCACAACCCCCACGCGTTCAGCACGCCGACATTGATTACGAGGCCAGTGGCTTTGTGATGCCGGCCAGCGGCCAGATGCCGCCCGGAGCGATCGCGGGATTAACACAACAAGGGCCGGTGCAACGCACCGGTTATACGGCCCAAGCCGGACCGGGATACGTCCCACCAATGCAGGCCCAAGCCGGTGGTTACGCACCGCAGCATTCCATGCAGCAGGGATCCGTCCAACAAGTCGGATTCTTTGGCGGTGGTGGCAGCAGCTGTGACAGTTGCGGCGGCGGCTGCGACGGAGCCTGCGGGGCATCCTATGGGATGGACCCGAACATGGCTTACGGAGGCATGGGGTATGGCGGCGCGATGTACGGCGGGTGCGATGGTGCCTGTGGCGGTGCGTGCGGCGGAACCGGTGCCTGTGGCATGGGTGGCGGCGGCGTGCTCAGCAACGGCGGCGTGCTCGGAAAGATGTACGGCGGCGGTTCAGCGTGTGGCGGTTGCGGCCAACAGGGCTGTGGCCACTGTGGCGGGCTATCTAACCTGCGTCACATGTGTGTTTTCTGCCGTGGCGACGGCTGCGAAGCCTGTCAAATGTTCAACGGGCGTTCGCTGGTGGGATGCTTGGGGGCTCTGATGCCTTACACCGAAGCCGGAAAGTGTGCTCAGCGATGGTATGACGTGTCGGTCGAAGGCTTGTTCATGAGCCGATCGGGAGCCGAAGGAGTATCAGGAGTGCTGACACAACGCGGTGCTGGCCCCGGTGGGACCCCAGTGATTCGCGGCGAAGACGCCATCAATGATGACCTCGAAGAAGGCATCCGACTCTCTGGATCGCTGATTTTCGGAGCCGGCGGCAACATCGAAGGTACCTACATGGGTGGCCAGGAATGGAAGGGCAGCGCATCGGCAAGTTCACCGGCAACTCTGGTCGCCAACGGTGCTTTTGATCCGCTGGCCACATCCGGGCCGACTTCGTTCCCCTTCGTGATCTCGTCGGGAGCCGACCTGTACTCCTTCATCAGCGAGTTCGGGACCAATCCAGTGGGCGGCTTTGACGATACCGACCGTTCGATCTCGCAAACCGCGACTAGCGTAGCTCGATTCCACAGCGGCGAACTGAACTACCGACGCCGCACCGTTGGACCCTATTGCCGGTTCCAAGGGTCTTGGTTGGTCGGAATGCGATACCTTCGCTATGACAACAGCCTGGGGCTGGACATCGTTGGTTTGAACAACGACGGCACCGACGCAACGTTGACCGACGGTACCCAGCGGTTCTTCAGTTCATCCGACGGCGTCAAGAACAACATGTTCGGTGCTCAAATCGGTGGCGACCTGTGGTGGAACGTCATCCCCGGCGTCCAATTGGGCATGGAAGCCAAGGGAGCTTGGTTGAAGAACGAAGCGACTCGCCAATACAGCATCTCGGCCAACTCGATCGCCGGCGGCGGTCCTGGCACGATCCGAGATCGATACCGCGAAGACGATGGCACCCTGGCCCTGGAGTTCTCGACTCAACTGGTCTACCGCTTCAGCCACAGCTGGTCGTTCAAGTCGGCCTACTACCTGATCGCGATCGACGAAGTTGGCAGCCCCGAATTGAACGGTGAATTCATCCGCGACGCGGTGGCATCACCGTCGACGGCTGGCAAGCCAGGCATGGAATTCGACTCGCTGGTCCTCAACGGATTCTCCTTCGGTGCCGAATACCTCTGGTAA
- a CDS encoding polysaccharide lyase, producing MKNLVVLLLLAIVWAGASGCGRAGGRGEELSFLRRIMSDDLAVHASLDVPSRECLVRADSDGETCLGFRLLPGQPKLHGGVRAEVSVDFPHCEGDVVRYEWRFKLAEDFVSDSPDNRWWVIAQWHDQPDPLKNETWQNHTSLSPPISLNIGEVDGSLAIGLTYGLTRDGHQQTVSDPVAIKRNVWYRVVANVHWSQTETGMAECFLDDSPEPIFVANGPNMNNGFRHYLKLGMYRHPDIDTENTIFVDDVAIEISHPTSSAGPSQADR from the coding sequence ATGAAAAATCTTGTTGTGTTGCTGCTGTTGGCGATTGTTTGGGCGGGGGCTTCTGGGTGTGGGCGGGCGGGTGGTCGGGGGGAGGAACTTTCTTTTCTTCGCCGGATCATGTCGGACGATCTGGCTGTGCATGCGAGTCTGGATGTGCCGAGTCGTGAGTGCCTTGTTCGGGCGGATTCGGATGGGGAGACTTGCCTAGGGTTTCGACTGCTGCCTGGCCAACCAAAGTTGCATGGTGGTGTTCGCGCGGAAGTTAGCGTCGACTTCCCGCACTGCGAGGGTGATGTGGTCCGCTATGAATGGCGGTTCAAACTTGCCGAAGACTTCGTTTCGGATTCCCCGGACAATCGATGGTGGGTGATCGCTCAATGGCATGACCAACCTGACCCGCTGAAAAACGAAACCTGGCAAAATCACACTTCCCTCAGCCCACCAATCTCGCTGAACATCGGCGAAGTCGACGGCTCACTAGCGATCGGCCTGACCTATGGACTGACTCGCGACGGACACCAACAAACAGTATCGGACCCGGTCGCGATCAAGCGGAACGTTTGGTACCGCGTTGTCGCAAACGTCCATTGGTCACAAACCGAGACCGGAATGGCGGAGTGCTTCCTGGACGATTCGCCTGAACCCATCTTCGTTGCCAATGGACCCAACATGAACAACGGGTTCCGTCACTACCTAAAGCTTGGCATGTACCGACACCCGGACATCGATACAGAGAACACCATTTTCGTAGATGATGTCGCCATCGAAATCAGCCACCCAACCTCCTCTGCCGGACCGTCGCAAGCCGACCGGTGA
- a CDS encoding Na/Pi cotransporter family protein, with protein MDSSTLIKMVFELAGGLGIFLLGMKHMSDGMQAVAGNSLRRLIGTVTNHRLFATTVGVVVTCIVQSSSITTVMVVGFVNSGVMELSQAVGVIMGANVGTTITGWILVLKVGKYGLPLLGFSAFIYLFARRDRWRYWAMFAMGIGMVFFGLEVMKDACSTIKDMPSFEAWFARFSADTYLGVLKCAMVGCVLTTLVQSSSATLGITISLATQGLISYPTAAALILGENIGTTITAFLASLGTTTNARRAAYFHVIFNLVGVFWITLIFQWYIRLIQAIIGVDVSQAVMVDGNATYPHTVAAIAATHSVFNVCNMLLFMPFVTPMVRLLERILPSLPYKEKSRLTDLDIRILESPLMAIEQSRKEILKMGDGCLKMLEWHRTLMLADSPDPKLAERLKHREKVLDSVQDEVAEFITNLLSGNASHATAEEARRQIRLADEYESISDYILNLDKFDRKLRRNEFRFTEAQRTDLEALNRLVYTYVSEVHQALTNYNPNVLKDTDASNKRIRDQVKILRRKHLEELSAGTIPPVVSVAFMASLNAYIRVRDHACNIAETIANQK; from the coding sequence TTGGATTCATCTACGCTGATCAAGATGGTTTTCGAGCTCGCCGGCGGCCTCGGCATTTTCCTGCTGGGCATGAAGCACATGTCCGATGGGATGCAGGCGGTGGCCGGCAATAGCCTTCGGCGTCTGATCGGGACGGTCACCAACCACCGATTATTTGCGACGACGGTGGGTGTCGTCGTGACCTGCATCGTTCAGTCCAGTTCCATCACGACCGTGATGGTGGTGGGGTTCGTCAACAGTGGGGTGATGGAACTATCCCAAGCGGTCGGCGTGATCATGGGCGCCAATGTTGGCACCACGATCACCGGCTGGATCCTGGTGCTGAAAGTCGGCAAGTACGGACTGCCGCTGCTGGGCTTTTCTGCGTTCATCTATCTGTTTGCGAGACGCGATCGGTGGCGTTATTGGGCGATGTTTGCGATGGGCATCGGGATGGTGTTCTTTGGCTTGGAAGTGATGAAGGACGCATGTTCGACGATCAAGGACATGCCCAGCTTCGAAGCATGGTTTGCCAGGTTCAGCGCTGACACTTACTTGGGCGTCTTGAAGTGCGCGATGGTTGGATGCGTGCTGACGACGTTGGTGCAATCATCGTCAGCCACACTGGGCATCACGATCTCGCTAGCGACGCAGGGACTGATTTCTTACCCGACCGCAGCTGCGTTGATCTTAGGCGAGAATATCGGCACGACAATCACTGCCTTCCTGGCGTCACTGGGGACAACCACCAACGCGCGACGTGCGGCCTACTTTCACGTCATTTTCAATCTGGTGGGCGTGTTCTGGATCACGCTGATCTTTCAATGGTATATCCGGCTGATTCAGGCGATCATCGGCGTTGACGTTTCCCAGGCGGTGATGGTCGACGGTAACGCAACGTATCCACATACCGTAGCGGCCATCGCGGCCACTCACAGCGTGTTCAATGTTTGCAACATGTTGCTGTTCATGCCGTTCGTGACGCCCATGGTCCGGTTACTAGAGCGAATACTGCCGTCGCTGCCATACAAGGAAAAGTCACGGCTGACCGACCTCGACATTCGCATCCTTGAATCCCCGCTGATGGCGATCGAGCAATCGCGCAAAGAGATCCTGAAGATGGGCGACGGCTGCCTGAAAATGCTGGAATGGCATCGCACATTGATGCTGGCCGACAGCCCGGACCCCAAACTTGCCGAGCGATTGAAACACCGCGAGAAGGTTCTGGATTCGGTCCAAGACGAGGTGGCAGAATTCATCACGAACCTATTGTCGGGGAACGCATCGCACGCGACCGCCGAAGAAGCACGTCGTCAAATCCGTCTGGCGGACGAGTACGAATCGATCAGCGATTACATCCTGAACCTGGACAAGTTCGACCGAAAACTTCGCCGCAATGAATTCCGATTCACCGAGGCGCAACGCACGGATTTGGAGGCGCTGAACCGACTGGTTTACACGTACGTTTCTGAAGTGCATCAAGCGTTGACGAACTACAATCCGAACGTGTTGAAAGACACTGACGCAAGCAATAAGCGGATCCGCGACCAGGTCAAGATTTTGCGTCGCAAGCATCTGGAAGAATTATCGGCCGGAACCATCCCGCCGGTTGTCAGCGTTGCGTTCATGGCGTCGCTGAACGCCTACATCCGCGTCCGCGACCACGCCTGCAACATTGCCGAAACGATCGCGAACCAGAAGTAG